A section of the Solea solea chromosome 17, fSolSol10.1, whole genome shotgun sequence genome encodes:
- the scara3 gene encoding scavenger receptor class A member 3, which translates to MKDNYGGYENQLFKEEDFTGEEEEMPSFRGRSRGGCVRCQQSHSLQLAVKVLYGFVAFLIITVAVLASLVFRKVERMSAEESVYHSKISTVQQGIDDLSSTSNCSSCLDVTLYSEEISRLKKEFEDIQRMILGQEQVLDQASQTQATLRAVNARVVRETQNHLTSIRLLNQSLERYVDRVEAWKDVIEETEEKMKTLTEDQYDIKATAHQVNTTVVLSTMWIDALQRKAAEETLVLQRLTTEWQNYSRVLSAIKSNTSNIMQTMRFLQNSMVTDRQRISMSTEVYYDLTQQVMNLQMQLDNVTSYMDEHEENMHDLHYHSRYYENRTGERFSALDGRLNSIEMEIDTVSSSINATVSHVQSMYKYINIESSSCQSRLGRHTEDLQNLNNTVLLLLHLAEALRQQNMLLNVRLNVDVRNLSMVMEEMKLVDVHHTQLMKNFTIVKGAPGLPGPKGNRGETGPKGRAGLIGSKGDSGPMGSRGSIGVKGSLGPKGAPGETGPIGNKGAVGVKGAKGSLGLPGPRGEKGQKGDMGPTGTDGPPGPTGPPGIQGQAGLPGIIGPTGPRGKPGPVGPPGPPGTPGSPGLPYLHEQLNTQQRTDVSAAESKRQ; encoded by the exons ATAACTATGGTGGATATGAGAACCAGCTTTTTAAAG AGGAGGACTTCactggagaggaagaggaaatgccTTCATTCAGAG gtcgCAGCAGAGGTGGTTGTGTGAGGTGTCAGCAGAGTCATTCTCTCCAGCTCGCCGTCAAAGTCCTCTATGGGTTTGTGGCATTCCTCATCATCACAGTCGCCGTCCTCGCATCACTCG TGTTCAGGAAGGTTGAAAGGATGTCAGCAGAGGAGTCCGTCTACCACAGTAAGATCTCCACGGTTCAACAAGGAATAGATG ATCTGAGCTCCACCTCAAACTGCTCCAGCTGCCTTGATGTGACTCTGTACAGTGAGGAGATCAGCAGGCTGAAGAAAGAGTTTGAAGATATACAGAGAATGATACTGGGACAAGAGCAG GTCCTGGACCAGGCCTCCCAGACTCAGGCCACTCTGAGGGCCGTCAACGCCCGAGTGGTGCGCGAAACGCAAAACCACCTCACCTCCATCCGACTTCTGAACCAGTCCCTTGAAAGATACGTGGATCGGGTGGAGGCCTGGAAGGATGTGATCgaggagacggaggagaagatgaagactCTCACGGAGGATCAGTACGACATCAAAGCAACGGCACACCAAGTGAACACCACAGTGGTGCTCAG CACGATGTGGATCGATGCCCTGCAGAGGAAAGCCGCCGAGGAGACGCTGGTCCTCCAGAGGTTGACCACCGAATGGCAGAACTACAGCCGGGTTCTGAGCGCGATCAAATCCAACACGAGCAACATCATGCAGACCATGCGCTTCCTCCAAAACAGCATGGTGACAGACCGCCAGAGAATTTCCATGTCCACTGAGGTGTATTATGACCTCactcagcag GTGATGAACCTGCAGATGCAGCTTGACAATGTGACATCTTACATGGATgaacacgaggagaacatgcatgACCTGCACTATCATTCCAG ATACTACGAGAACCGCACAGGGGAACGTTTCTCTGCCTTGGATGGTCGCCTCAACTCCATCGAGATGGAGATTGACACAGTCTCCTCCAGCATCAATGCCACCGTCAGTCATGTCCAGAGCATGTACAAATACATCAACATCGAGAGCTCATCTTGCCAGAGTCGCCTGGGCAGACACACAGAAGACCTACAG AATCTGAACAACACAGTCTTGTTACTCCTCCACTTAGCTGAGGCACTGAGGCAGCAGAATATGTTGCTAAACGTCCGACTGAATGTGGATGTCAGGAACCTGTCCATGGTGATGGAGGAGATGAAGCTAGTGGACGTTCATCATACCCAGCTCATGAAGAACTTCACTATAGTAAAAG GTGCTCCTGGACTTCCAGGGCCCAAAGGGAACCGTGGTGAAACTGGTCCAAAAGGGCGTGCAGGACTTATTGGTAGTAAAGGTGACAGTGGCCCCATGGGAAGCCGTGGATCAATTGGAGTGAAGGGGTCTCTTGGGCCAAAAGGCGCACCAGGTGAAACAGGTCCCATTGGTAATAAAGGGGCAGTAGGAGTCAAAGGAGCCAAAGGCTCTCTTGGTCTACCTGGCCCACGTGGTGAGAAGGGTCAGAAAGGTGACATGGGCCCCACAGGTACAGACGGGCCCCCAGGACCCACAGGGCCTCCAGGGATCCAGGGTCAGGCAGGACTCCCAGGCATTATTGGGCCAACAGGACCAAGGGGAAAACCAG